Part of the Vigna unguiculata cultivar IT97K-499-35 chromosome 3, ASM411807v1, whole genome shotgun sequence genome, tgaaaaaaaaaatcttattacacaaaattaataaatttagttgaagaaactctATGTTAATATCTTATCATAGATTTGAATATATAGTCTTCTATTAATGCTAAaagatttgacttttttaaatgaactatcacaaaaaaatttgaagaatattgaaacctaaaaatatatatatatacaaaataattctaaaccaacttattttaatctatcaagaaaataagaaaaataactttaacaaattagactaataaattaaattaaatcatctCCAAGAAGAAAGTTACAATTTAAACTCTTGTTATATTGGCTTAAACATTGTTTTGATCCTTATTTTTGTCCGTTCAATTTGTGTAATGTGATCATTTCTTTTGTGTGTGTTCAAAAAGatcgtaatttttattattttttgtcaatttggttttttttagtaataatgtTTAAATCGTTAACAAAATGTGAACAATGTATGTCACGTGTTAAAtggttactttttttttaatttttaatttaaaaaaaaagtgtccacATGTGAAGTCAACATCGTACCACATTATGACAGTGtcattgtcacgtgtcaagttagTATTAATGTCATGTGTCGTATCTTATATTCAATTCAGTCTtatttttcgttaattttgttcaattcaatcTCTCTCCAACTTCATACCACTTGTAGGGGTAgtcatggattgaatttttaatgatccaatacacatccattttagatccaaataattggatcagattttcgatccaaatctattttttcaataaaactagtttggatttttttaaaatttatatctaaatatttggatcaagatttaaattcagtttaaatatttgcatcaaattcaaaatctataatccatttaaaaaaaattaaattaatttttttaaacttatgtCCTTAATGTCCAACCCACAGGTCTAGGTCCTAGCTCACGTGGACTAGGGCCAAAAAGCCCATAGGGCAAAAAAGCCCCGTTCAGGTTGTTAGACCAGGTCAAGCCGACCCGTTTAAGTCATCAGACCGGCTCGGTCTGGTCTGACTCATCGTGCTGACCTGACACAATTTAGTCGTTGTGCCGGCCTGACCTCACACGGTCTGGTCGGGCTTGCCTGATCTATATAAGTCATCTAACTCGATCCGTCCGAGTTGTCGGGCCGACTTAGCCTGTCGAGTCAGGATAGTCGGGCATGCCCAGACCTACAACATTTATTTGTAGAAGGACCCGTGAAGAAGTTCAAGCTAATGTTACTAAGCAACCACAAGGAAGCATCACCACACACCTCTCCAAGGAAGCCGTGCCAAAACCCTACCTGTACATCACACTCTCTCATATTATATACCTTGAAGGAGGGGTATTTTTGGGATAGTAATAAGTATAGGGTGCAAGAAGAAATTATgagggtgcagaaagaaatagccattaatttattgtaaatttttctcttgataACTGATCTAATGAGCCTAAGAATTAGATTGAAGGAACAAAATGAGCCTAAGAATTAGATTGAAGGAACAAAAGACAATCATTTACTTTTGTAATTTGCTTTTTCAGttacaattatattaatttattaattatttttgttctattagcaaaaataatatgatattattttaactatccaaaattattagtaaaaatcCGTACACAGTAACCAGAAGGGTGTATAAAATTCCCTGATGATACTCAATcacattttcttatttaaatcttataaaatagaaataaagaaCTAGGGGAGCTATGCGCCACAACATCGACAATAATACACATCTCTTTTTGTAACCAGAGTTTTGCAACTACCAGATTCTGCTTCTGCATCGAACATATCTTCAAATTACTTCCAGTATTGCAACATGCTTCTGAAAAGTATATAGCATAGGAGATATAAGATGTATGCATCTACTCGCTCTCTTCATCGCTGTTGCCTATACTCAAATGATTCATGTTCTTTTCAAGAGGTGGAAGCCCATCTTCAGAATCAGAAGAGTTCTGACTTATATCCTCACCTTCTAGTGTCGCAACTGTTCACGTAACGGCACAAATACAAAACAAATTAGGATGAAATTCccaaataacatattaaatgtATCCACACATAATTTTTCTTTCGTGACAGTAAAACAACAGCTCCTAAAAATTTCTTAAGAGCATTAAAAGCACATTCAAGGGTTCATGTATCACTTTCCAAGAACCAGTATAAAAAACACGTTCACAAATGACGAAGAGCTTTCTGCTCAATCTGCCTTTAAAAAGTTGATGTAATGCAATGCACATGCAGAACAAATtcagaaaattatatttattgcattTGGATCAACAGAGCCAGAATCAAGAAATACCTTCTCTGCAGAACATACATAAACTAGATAGAGAGTATGTTCAAACAGATAGGTGTAAAAGGCTAAATAGAACAACCAAAAGGAAGGGGGAAAAGAATAGCCCAATGCACAAGGCTTCGTGATGGAATCCAGGGTTATCCCCAGAATTAGGGAAGGTGTTTCCGAAAAGGGCAGACCAGGTCACAAGCCAGCAAGCTTACTATGGCACTAAAGCAGCAAACAATGTGGAAAGATAGAATAcccagaaaaaaatatatattaatattgaacCCCAATGAGAGACACCCAATTGCTGCACAAGGCTCCTGCTATGATATGGTATGGAGAATTACATGTATACAGCCTTATGGAGTTCGGTGGAGAAAATGTTTTCACTTGCACCATGACCTTGACAAGGTCGTCAGGCAGCAAGAATACCATGCATCAAGGTTTACTCTCACTTGTAGATTACTTGGTTATGGCCaccattttgaaaaaaagatatTACATTTACAAGCAATACATACCTTCCCCATCAGTAGGAGCTCTTGGAACTTGTCTCTCCTGTGATAGCCAAgcattttgaaaagaaataatttcAGCACTATTTTGGCATTTGGAGTAGGCCCTCAGTAATTCCCTGCGTTAATGCAGAATAGTCTATGAAATAACGTGCAATTGAGAAATTAGTCGATTGTGTTAGTAATGTATGtggaaataaaacaaaatttgtaattgtATTTCCTTACAACAATAAGAATGAATTTGTATTTCCATACAAATCCTTGAATTCACCGTAGCATTATATACAATTAGATAAATTGAATTGTGTTAGTACACACTTGATCTCCTAATTATAGCCTGAATACAATCATTCAATCATAAGAAAATTAAAGGACTAATTAGAGGCAATTTAGAAGCTAATGGCATGCTGGATTGCAGCCTAATAATCACAGCAAATTAGTATATCATTAGGAACCTAgattagaaaatagaaaaagacaaAATATTTCTTGATTGCAATTGCAAAAGAACAGAACACAGAACATAGTTCCATCCAAGAGATAATCCCTTCACAAGTGGTCCGGACCAAAGTCAAGCCAAGCCGGTCTAGGCCCAAGTTGAGTTAAGCCAACCCGGGCCCAAGTCAAGCCAAGTCAGCCTGGACCTAAGTCGAGCCAAGTAGGCTTGTGCCTAAGTCAAGTCAGGTCGCTCGAGCCCATGAATAGAAAAGTTGGCATGGGCCGAGGCCAAAATTGAGTTTGAGACTAGTTGGTTGGACTTGAGTCGAGCTGAGTCGGTTTGAGTCAAGGTCAAGCAAAAGGTTAAGTTGAACTTGCTCAAACTCATGTTGAGTCGAGTCAGCTTAGATCAAGTTGAGGCAAGTTGGCCCAAACCTAGGTTGAGGCCCCAGACCCAAGTCAAGTTGAGTCAACTCGGAACCATGTCAAGTTGAGTTGTCCTATGAATAGGTTGAGCCAAGTCGCCTTGGGCTAAGGTTCAGCCAAGTCGGCCCAGACCCAAGTCAAGCTGGGTCCTATCAAAATAAAGTTGGGTCAGGTTCAAATCAAGTTGAGTGTGGTCAGGCCAAGTCAAGTTGGGTATGTATTTGGCCAATACATCAACATTAAATTAGGTAGGCACCATATCAACTTTAGTACGGTTTATCCCACATCAGGTCTATTAGATCGATCTCGCACATGATTTAATCTAACTGACAAAGTGGatttaatctatatttaatccaatttaaattgaattgaaaaaatcCAAATCAAGATGATCTAACTAAAATGGATCTCAATTATAGatccaatttattttattggttcTGATCTGGATTTTGAAAAATCCAATTCATGATCACCCTTACAATTCACAATTGATGCAAAACAGAAAACCCCCTTTTTCATATCCTCCTATTTATTCCAAATTAACCCCTCTAACTAACAGCTGTAAGAGTTGTGAGCTAAATTTCCTCCTCTCCAAACTCTTAACAAGTACCTAGTTATTTACACACGCCTAATCAATTCTAGCATTTTACATTGTTGAAAGAATTGACAACTCAGATATCCCAacttaatttttacaaaaacagTCTGTCCAAGGTTACATACAAAGAGAGGTTTTACAGCAGTATTCATTCGCAAGTCATGCTTACTTAAGTGATACACTCAACTGAAAGGATCCAATAAACATCAGAAAGGACAAAGAGATAACATTGTAAATTAAGTTCtattttataatcataaatTCCAAGAGGGGCCTAGAGTGCCCTGTTGCTTTGTTCATTTAACAGGCAGGGATAAATAAATACCCCAAATGTATCAGaagtgagaaaaatataaataacaaagttACATCAACGAATTAGATCATATTCATACCCATTTAGAGACATAAATGCATGACCCCATTTGAACTTCCCGAGCAATAAATTTGCTGTTTTTTCCTCCCCACTGCAAGACCACAGTAAAGAACTTCAACCATATAGAATAGAGAAATGGATAatctttaataataaatattaattcaaattaaaaaaaaaaaaactataacgCACGTTACATTTTTTATCTGCAAACTGCAAAGTAAGTTCACACCTAACCTAAGTCTTTTATCTGGAAAGTTCATAATTTTACAAGTAATGAACAATTGGGATAGAATGATCCCGCACATTTCTAGCAATGATAGTCTAGTATGGTAGCAAATTAGCCCTTCCAAAGACCAAACTATTCAGTTAACTTTTTTGGTTTGGGGCAGTggagtgaaaaaattatagagCACAtcagcaaaaagaaaaaagatatcaTCTAGTCAGAAGCCAGAGACAAAGCCATCGTGGTACCATATTGTCAAAGCAGCAGATAAGGCCTCCACACAGGATAGTTGACACGGACGACCATAATTTACTGGATTTGCTGCTACAAGCCATGGCACTGCAATCGAATTAAAATATGAGAAAGTATTATTACATTCCATGTCAATATAGGCAAccttaaacatgaaaaaaaaaaaagcctaaATACAATGCCACCAGAAGGATTTTTTAAGCATCACAGGTAACTACAACAGTACCCGACTCCAGCATGGATATTTTCATTCAGAAGGTGTATACACAAGTAAACATGTAATATGAagtatagaaaacaaattttgaatatattcttTTCAGCAGTTAAGTCCTTACAGAGACGAGGAGCAGCACAGCGTAGTCTCACAAAAGGCACATCATCTAAGCGGGCCCATGAACAATCCACAACAGCCAAACCCTTCTTCTGGATTATAGCATAATCTTCTCTTGAGACACATTGATTTCCAGCAGGACTGTCAAAAACAGAATCACAGTAAATCAGTAATCACAAATCAGAGAACAAAGGAACTAGCAATATATATCACTACTAAACAGTCAAAAGAGAATGCATTGGTTTAGAAGTTGGACACCATAAGGCCAATTTGATCTTGTTGAGAAATTTTTGCTTTTTCAAGAATTAGgaattcaaaaatcatgaactTGTTGACATGTTACATAATGATAAACCACATTCTAGCAAAAAGTATCATTCTTCATGATATagtgagaaaaaagaaaagttccAACAAGATACCTTAAGACAACGCCTCCAAAACCATTACTCACTCGTAACTCCTGTACAAAGTCAACTAAAATCAGTACTGCTAACATATTGAGCATATTTAGATCATGCAAACAGAGTACACTTAATCATGTGATAAATGCTAATCAGATAacgaagaaaaaaagataacagATACTTGCCTTTAGCATGCCCAGTCTTGAAAGCTTGCGACCAGTGCACCTTTTGGCATCGCATTGCCCAAAATCCTGAGTCAACATAACAAAAAACCAATTACATTCAAAATTCAAAGATACATTACATGGCGTATGAATATAAGATTAGAACGCAGTGACGACATATATAGTAGTATAGCAATACTAAACAAAATTGAAGGAACATTACCAAAATAATTTCTAGCGTTCAGAACTATGAGGCAGCAcagaaatcaataaaaatatttctaaacttATTTCAAAATGTCAACTTATTAGTTATCATAAAATGTAAGCATAAAATCATCAGTGTAACAGTATCGCCCTGGAATGTGCACCAAGGCAATGCCATCCTTCAAACAATCATTAATTTACATTTgtgtttacaaaaaaaataaaaataaaatatttagcaCAATAAAAACCATGCAGTAGCCATTGTCCTGTTCTTAcctagaaaaataaactaataatgaAAAGCTAATAATCTCagctaaattaaaattactaaaacGGTTATATGCATACCCACATTGCAAGCTTTATTTTGGGTTCCTTGagctcctcctcctcctcttcctcacCCTCAGCATTTTCAACTGTTACAGAAAATATCAAGCGGCGAACACAAACCATgctatgtttaaaaaaaaagatggaaTCGGGAAGTACCTGGCAAAGAGCTTTGACAATCGTCCTCTCTGAAGCAGAGTTAAGTGAATGAATAAGCAAAAAGCGCGTAAAtcggaataaaaaaaaaaagaaggaatcACATGCAATGGGAAAGAACTTACACTAAGAGTTGTTGGTGTCGACTTGATTGACCGCGATGAGTTCTGAATCTCCTTTGTCTGTTATTCCCCATTTCTGCTGAAGAACGCGAACCGGAAATTTGTCACACGCAGCGTATTTTGCTCGTGACACTGATCGCTGCTCTTGTTTTGGTGTTTAGGTTAATATATGTTCTTGTTTTGGGGTGGTGCTCTCAAACAAATTATTCACTTTAGGGTGAAAATTATCAATGTTGATGAATGTATAACGAAGGGTAAAATATGTTAATTCATGATTTAAGGGATCGCGTGtgatattaaatattgatatttttatttagggttgaaattttttattatttctgtaaataaataattcatttgaaaatagtttaatatttaaaatatttataacaatatataaaggggattctcctttttgtgttcacttttcaaaataccgattttaccctttaaatataataatttattaaatttttaaaaattgacctttatttttacaaactttttataaaatcagatgtttctactttttctcttcttttttatttatcaatggttattcttttatttgttctgatatatttcactttatttttaataaatataatttatatatatatatatatatatatatatatttaaaaaatacatatacacatgcgcgatagcgcctgtgttacgctagtaTTCGTAATGTAAAAGCACtgttatttatttgaatatatgtgTAAACTatggtttttgttttctaaaattatggGACATTACGATAATAGCTATTTTTGTgattataaaatagataaacaaaTCTATTAAATGGAATTATACCAATCAAATTGCTTCATATTATTCACATAGTTAGTTGttcattaaatataaacaaGTTATGTCATCATATTAAgaagtataatttaatttaagatatttatttattattatttttttatggtaaGGATTGGTATGAAAATGTAACTTTTAGGATTAAAATGTTCTTTCTTAGTGACAAAgttttctttaagaaaaaatattatttttgtattatattattattttctttattttttatcttttagttgTGTTAATGTTAGTTTTGTGGTTTATATTAAAGGTGTTTACATAATTGCaaagaaaaaatgttgaagaaaatgaagacaTGTGTGAGCCTCTTTTCAAACTTATTGATACCAGGCAAATAATGCATATTGAGAGAAATATAAGATCTAGAActaatttgcatttttttaaattttgattacttttttttaaatatcaaattatttatttactttttgttaatcttaatttaattataatttttaaaaaattgatacaatttgattattttcaataaatttatttaaatagatcgagaatttttcattaaaattataccagttaaaatattaaaattaattttgatgaaaaaattttgattttttttaagaaatttaactaaattaaccaaattatattaatttttcaaatactataatcaaattaatgtttaaagaaattaaatcaccaatttgatatttgatatttttaaacgaaataattgagaaaaaaataattaaacctttattaaaattttaaatagtttcttaaaagttttaaaaggtTAATTCTTAGTCACCGAAGTCGTTTTTAAGTTTCCAAAAATCTTATCAcccgtttatttttatttaaaagacattttaaaaagaaaaaagaaaaagtatatatttaaattatttttaatattaattcttAAACTATAcataattattgaatatatttaaacttgataataataaaattatataaaaacaaggttgagaaaaatattaattgaacaTTAAATCATTTGTGTCATATATTTACTTTAACTTGGTTAATGTTAATAGTAACGGGAgcacgataaaaaaaaaaaaaaaaatactactaCATGTGTAATTTCTCTTATAACTTTAAACTTTGTTAAGTTTTTAATAGTTACTAATATGAAACCTATAAGAGTAGAAATATGGTCTAGTCTGGCAGGTCGATTCACATGTCTACCAAAAAAATGTGGGATAGACCACGACATTGAGTCCGTTGGTCTGCAGGAGCCCAACATGCATGCGTCTGACTTATAGAAGCCCGCAAcctacacaaaaaaaaaaagttgtactTGTGTATATCAGGTACTTCCCTTCTAAACTTCTGCATGaataacgtttcaaattcttgtatgattaaaaatgacaagtattatgtattttgaatgtgttaaaatttgaataatacatGGTGTATGTCAAAttacaaatatgaatatgatgaaaatgtttaaatatcaatttatcattcaacCTCCCAAagtctttgtttaattttgtgaacttgttaaagtttcccaatttagTGATCATTGAAAGATTtatcataagatttttttattaaaaaaaaggcaGGCAGGCCCGCTAGCCCACAAATCTGCATTTATGCGGAACGGGTAAGAATTTTCAACCCGCGGAACAAGTCAAGTGCAAGTCGACCTAAACAAGTCGGAGTGACCATATTGTCATCTCTACTTTGTACATTGTTACAATTATTGCTTTCACTTAACTTTTGTATAGAAGTCTATTCTTATTTGCttgtttttttcaaatacaaaCATGAATTATCCTTGCAAACTAAGTTCAATGTCACATGACATCCAGTGCATTTGTGTATGACGTACTTGATCACATAATTCTACTAGATGATGAATAATTATCTCTAAAACATTGATAATAATACATTTGGATTAATATCCAGGGACGAGAAACACAGAGTAATTATGCAATATCAATTTGTTATTAGTTAAATACCATAGAGAAATGagttttagaaatatatatatatatatatatatatatatataatattaagagaaaaactcaattaatgataataaattaaggtaattttctttataaaatatattactaacattatttgtttataaaagaatgtctaattgttataaatcaatcttatgtaaaaatttcatataaagggtttgtttaaatataaaataaatattgtttttacaaGACTAGACAAACCATGTAAGATCGTTAGTGTTCAAGATCTTTCACCTCATTGATATGTCATTTTTTATAGTCACTCTTAAACaatgtatttacaaaaatatctaAACTTTCAAGTCGATGTTTAGTTATGCTCATATTTAGACGAATAATTATAGTATTTAAAAAGTCAATTTATCTTGAAGGACTtgcttatttatattatttcttattgaGTTTGGT contains:
- the LOC114176476 gene encoding ribosome biogenesis protein TSR3 homolog, with product MGNNRQRRFRTHRGQSSRHQQLLVEDDCQSSLPVENAEGEEEEEEELKEPKIKLAMWDFGQCDAKRCTGRKLSRLGMLKELRVSNGFGGVVLSPAGNQCVSREDYAIIQKKGLAVVDCSWARLDDVPFVRLRCAAPRLLPWLVAANPVNYGRPCQLSCVEALSAALTICGEEKTANLLLGKFKWGHAFMSLNGELLRAYSKCQNSAEIISFQNAWLSQERQVPRAPTDGEVATLEGEDISQNSSDSEDGLPPLEKNMNHLSIGNSDEESE